AGCAGGCCTGCTGAGGACTCATCTACTTCCTCCTGAGGTCAGAGGGGAAACCAGGTGAGCCTCACAGCCTGGCGGTGTCTTAAGGGGCCTCTTCTCAGAAGGAACTTGGGGCCAGCTACTTCCTGGTTCCAGACCCACTGCCCAGGTCTTGGGAACATGCACTTGGGAGCAGCTCCTGTGTGCAGGCCCACACCTGCCAGAGATGCTCACTGGTCTCTTTTCTGTCCAGAGGAAAAGAGCCTGGAGTTCCCAGGCTTGACTCCCACACTGGCTGTGCCCAGGACCCAGGAGGGAGAGACCTGGGCAAGTCTTGACCCCTCTCGGGGCCTTGGTTTGGGTCTGTGTAAATTGGGAGCTAGGGTGGCAGGTGAGGGAGTCTCTGAGGGCTCCTTCTAGGGCCCCGTGGAAGGGAAAAATCCCAACAGTGCAAAGACTGCTAAGGGATAAGAAGGGAAGGTGGTCACACTCAGGACCCCCACCCTGGGACAAGAAGGCCTGAAGCAGAGGCCATCTCCCCCACACCATGGATGGGCAGCTCTGTGGGGAGGACCAGCTCCGGGCAGAGTTGGAGAACAGTACCAGAATTGACCATGGCCACCCGTCCATGAAAGCCCTGCTGTGGGTGTGGGGCAGGCCTTGGGCTTTGGGGCAGAATGACTTGTGGTTATTCAGCAGATAGGCCTGGGGGAATCCCAGCCTGGGCACCTGTGCGCACCCCAAGTGGCACTTTCTCCCTCTGGAGGGTAGTAGTACCCATCGCATAGGTTACTTTAAGGATTCAGTGAGGTGTATctgcaaagtgcttagcacaggaGAAAGCACCTGGCATGCGACACACTGGAGCTGTTTTCTTATCCTTGTTATTATTGAAGTGGTTCTTTTGGGGGGGCCCAGGAAAAGGGAAGTCAGCCCTACAGCAGAGCTTCCTGGAATAAGCCTTGGCCCGGCAGGCCTGAGGGGGGAGCTCCAGGTCCGGGTTTGGTCCAGGAACTGGTTCTGCAACACTGTGGTCTCCCTCGTCCCTGTCATTGGCCTGGGGCAGGAAGAAGAGCTGGGGACaggacacccccacccctggtCGAGGCTCTAACCTGaggggtgactttgggcaaggggCGCCTGTTCTCTGAACCCCCATAACCACCTTCCCACCCGgctgccctgctccctgccctgtgGTTTTGTGTCCTCCTGCTGGCAGGGTGAGAGGTCTGGGGCTGAAGTGGGGTGCGGCTCAGGAAGCGGATGGAGGTGGACACCAGAGGGGCAAGAAGCCTCGAATCCACCTTTGGCCCTCCCCACTGAGCCCCACTGCCTGGTGGGCAGTGTCTACACAACCTGGAGGAAGGACCTTGGGCACGCCCCCCCCCTTTGGttttaattgaaaacaaagtGGTATTAACAAATGAGTCCAATGTAAACAGCCTGGAACTTtatgaagcagaaaataaaggTAGCACCCACCCTTCCTGCCCCACATCCATTCTCCAGGGGGAAACTACTGCCAGTGGTCCAGTGTGGATTCTTCCAGACTTTTTGTGTACGTTTACAAATATATAGGCATAGATAGTtatatactttaaagaaaaatttttttaatgtctatttttgagagagacagattgcgagcggggtaggggcagagagagggggagacacagaatccaaagccggctccaggctccgagctgtcagcacagagcccgacacggggcttgaacccacaaaccacgagatcatgacctgagccaaagtcagatgcttaaccgactgagtcactcaggcacctcccccaccccccgccccgatagttgtcttttttttttaaggaatcatgCTATAGATGCAGTTCAtttttttataagttaaaaactcagtttttaaatataaaaacattgtGGCTGTTAATctgaaaatttctggaaaatacagttaagccaaaaaaaaaagcagcccaTAATCTCATCATTGCAGAAATAACCACTCTTAACACTTTAATCACTGATAGGCAAAAAAGTATCtccttattttaatttgattatctctgtccttttttcacttttttagtgcttttaaaaaaaagtttattatttttgagagagagagagagagggtgcgcttgcatgcacgagcagggaagaggcagagggagagagacaaaatcccacaaaggctcagcacagagtccgacttggggctcagtctcacgaattatgagatcatgacctgaaccaaaatcaagagtcagacactgaaccgacggagctacccaggcgtccctctttctttcaccttttaaTAACTGtgatacatggggcacctgggaggctccgtcagttaagcgtccgacttcagctcaggtcgtgatctcatggtccgtgagttcgagccccgcgtcgggctctgtgctgacgcctcggagcctggagcccgtttcggattctgtgtctccctctctctctgcccctcccccgttcatgctctgtctctctctgtctcaaaaataaatacacattaaaaaaaattactgtgatACATACAAATGGTGGCATAGATCATTcttgtaaattataaaacataacaaTATAGTGAACCTCTCAAAACCCACGTCCCACTTAAAGACCAGAGTGGCACTAGAAATGCCCGCCtctgtttcctccctcccctttcctgcaTCCCTGCCTACCCCACAGAGACAACTGTGTTCTTGCTTGTAAAACTTTAATCATTCGGATAGGCAAAAGCTAACCCCCTCCCTGGCTGGGAGAAGTAGCCTGCTGCCAGCTGTATGCTTAATATAGTGCGTAGTTTTGTCTTCTGGGACTTGTCTTTTTCACCGCTCGTGTCTCTAAAacccatccatgtcattgtagcTTGTTCGTTTTCCCTGCTATATAATGTTTCACCGCCGCATATTGCAAACGAAACAaatccattctcctgttgatggatatataggctgtttccagtttggtgTTATTTCAAGGACTGCCACTCAGGATTTTGTTGTGTACACGTGAAAGAATTTCTCCAGACTACACACATGCAGGAGGGGAAAGCAAAGttttaccatttccttttctagaatGATTAACTTCTTTAAGTTGCTTTCTTCACTTAAATAGCCTGTAAATATCCTGGACATGCCTTCCTGTCAGTGCATATGGACCCTGCATCATCCATTTTAGCGGGGCTGTGCCTTTATTTAACCAGGCTCCTAGAATGGCTACTTAACTTGTTATGTTTCGTTATCACATGAAATGATGTCATGTATACCCCAGTACCTATAAGTAACATAACATTTTGAATCCTTAAAACACCCTATGAGGTCGTTCTTCCGGTTTTccagaggcagaggaaaggtAAGTAATGTGCCACGACCCAACATCTGGTGGGGTGGCACACAGCTGGACGTGAATCCACAGGAGGACCGGTGAGTTCACCCACGGTGACTCCTGGATGCAGGGCTCTGGAGGTCCTGGGGAAGGGGGCCCAGAGAGGAACTCAACTGGTTCCAAGCTCAGCGTGCTccgggactcagtttccccatccggGTCGTGGCGGCAGCAAAGCGAGATAGAAGCGGGCCCGACCCACACTGAAGGTTTCCAGAAGGCTGTTGCGGTTTTCATTGCCCCTACCGGCTGCCCAGAGGGGCAAGCGACGCGCCAGCGCGGCCGGGTCCCGGGGTCGCCCGCCCCTCGCCCTTCCCCGCCGGCGCCGCCCGGGGGGCGGAGCCACCCGCGGCCCCTCCAGGCTCCGCCCTCCTCCCCGGCCTGGGCCAGAGCGGCGACGGCGGCGCTAGGACCCGGCGGGCGTGGGCTGCGGCGGGGCCTGGGCGGCCGGAGCAGCGCGGACCCCGGCTCTCGGCTCCCGGCGCCATGTGAGGGGGCTCGGGGGCCGCGGGGGGCCGGGCGCTCCCCGGGGGAGGTGAGCGGGCGCCGCGCAGAGGCGGGCAGCGGGAGGGGGGGCTCTGCCTGCgccccggggcgggggcagggagtcGCCAGGGATGGGGAAGATGCGGGGCCTCGGGGCTCCTCCAGACCCGCTCGCTCTCGGCGGTGGCGCCTGGAGGTACCGGTCCTCGCGCCCTAGGGCTGCCGCGGGGTTCGCGGGGCCCCTGCCACTGACTACCCCATTAGAGCTCGGGGACCTGCCGccgtcctgcctccctcctcGTCCCAGCTGGCGCTAGGGCTCCGGACCCCCCAGAGTGCGGAAATCGGGGGGCTTAGCGCAAGAGGGGGCGCAGAGAGTGAGTCGTCCCCCACTGGTGGACCCACGGGCTCAGCGCCCTCCCCCATCTAGACGTtaggagccccctccccctcctccccggaGCCCTCCTCTCGAGCGGCTTGTGGGGGCTTCTCGACCCTGCAGGAggaccccacctcccccagccccccggcCGAAAGAGGCAAAGCCCCCAAACAGAGGGCAGGGTGTGGCCCCCACCCTTAGCCCACGACTGAGCCCTCTTCCTGAACGACCAGCCTCGGGGCTGAGGCCACGCTCCTGGCCCGGTGCTCTGGGCTGCCGCCTCTCCAGCCTTAGCAAGTTGCTCCCCAGCAGGCCTGCTCCCTGGTGCTGGGCCAGGTGCTGGGCACACACTTGGTGGCCTCTGGCCCCTTCCAGCTCGAGGAGATCCTGGAAGGAGATCCTGGAAGGCTCAGCCCCGGGCTGCTCCCTGCAAACAAGCTGTAAACAAGGCTCCCCAGCAGACTCTGGGCAGCTGTGCAAGGAGCttggcctctctgaacctcactctccttatctgtgaaatgggaagtaAGAGCCCTTCCTTTGCAGCGTGGCCAGGAGGATTGGGTGAGTGCGTGATGCATAGTGTGGCTCCCTGCACGCCTTCCTCGATATTAGAGGGAAGTGGCTAAGCCAGGTGTCCAACAAGGGGCAGCATTTAAGCTGAAGGTGAGGCAGGCCTTCAACAATGAATACCCACAAGACTCACAGCTACTGTCAGGCACTGACCCAGCACTTGCAAGCTCCTTGCTTCCCTTGCCGCAGCTGCTTGAATCCTTTCAACAACCCCGTAAGTCACCTACTCTTATTATTCattcccatttcagagatgaggaaactgaggctcagagaggtcacatGGCTTGCCCGAGGCCCCTCAGCCAGTAAGTGGTGGAACCGGGATTCGCACTGGCACCTGAGATGCTGTATGACCAGGACCTTCCCAGAGCAGGAGTGTGACGGGGCTGACCAGGGGGTCGGTGGTCCTGGCTGAGGTCACTGCTCGGGCAAAGGTGGGAAAGTATTGGGTCGGCCTGGGAACTGGAGTGCTCTGGTGTGTCTGGAGCTTGGGGCATCCGAAGGAAAGGGTAGCGAGAGGGGAGGCTGGACCGAGATGGCCTGGACTGCCAGCCAGAGGGTCGGTGCTCATAAGCGCGACCCTGGGATTCTGGACACCCGTCTTGCTCCCCAAAGGGCTGTAAGGCCTAGGACAAGCTGCTTTTCTCTTCtaatgagcctcagtttcctgatctgtgtGGCAGGCACTGTACCCAGTGAGAGTCCCCAGTGCGCCCTGACTGGCCCTCCGGCCTGGGGGAAATCTGAAATCTGAAACCCGGCTTGGGAGGAGGGGGGCTTCcgtggagaagggggtggggttgGGCAGTGGGCGGAGTCATGGCCCAACCAATCAGGAGCGgcatgtggggggcggggagcctcCTTTGGCCTGTGGTGCCGGGCTATTCCTGGTGGCTGTGTAGGAGTAAACAGCGGCCAGGTCAAGGGGTGGGGATAGTGGCGGGGCCGGGAGGCCCctggaggggaggacagagctgGGGAGCCCTGGGCCTCCGTTTCTCTTCtgcacactctccctcccttAGTGCCTTTTGGCCTTGAATCTGCTGGAGGTGGCTGGATGCAAGTACTTACTCCCTTTTGACAGGTGGGGAAATTGAGGTCGGAAAGGAGCTAGGGCCTGTGAGGAGGTCCCCTCGCAGCTGCAGCTGCTAAGGGCCGactggggcaggaaggaagggctgtTACTTGAGGCTCCCCACCTACCCTCTGAGGGTGCGGCTGTGGTTATAGCGGATTGTCCAGTCTGTGCCCTTAACTCCTAAGGGCTTGTTGTTAATTAACGAAGTCATTCAGCGAACCTCTTGCACCCACCTCCACACCTTTGGAGGCACAGTGGAGAATGTGAGTGAGGATGTGTGCCGGCTACACGCTCGGAGAGCTCTCAGCCTAGCCGTGAGGGGACACACAGAGGAAGTTCCTGGTCTACCCTAGGCTTGGACGctgagagggcatgagcagggtcCAAGAGGGCAGGGTATTCTAGACAGAGGGACAGTTGATGCAACTTCTGGAGGGCTGCCTGTGCAGAGGAGTTTGGGGACCTATAAGGAATAGTGCTTTATTCCAAGCCCACAGGGACCTAAGTCAGAGTAGGAATATACAGTGGGGCTCTTGCTGCGTGGGGGGCAAGCCCCCCAGCTTGGGAGCCAGCTTTAGGCCCTCCAGCTGCCTAGGAGAGCTAATGAGTGGGAAGGTCCCTGCTCAGGAAgcagagtgggaaagagaaagagagagcaaggagagaggtcaggctctgcagggtcaggTTCCTGCCCTTTCCAGgcctcagtgtctctctctgcaAAATGCATATGACCCTGAGCCTTGAAGTCATGGGTGGGTAGGAGAgctggcggggtggggagggtgtaGCCTTTGACCAGCTGTGGCCATAACCCTCTCTGTGGCTTGCAGGTGTGACCCCACATCCCTGCCCCCTGGGCCACCTGCAGGACGCcggcccctgcccctcagcagACGCCGGAGAGAGATGAGTAGCAGCAAAGTAAGTCCCCCTTCATTTCTCGTCCCCATCTCGGCCTTTTATTTACCCAGTGAAATGGGCTCCTTTGGATCTGTGCCCCAGACCCAGACAACCACCAGTGCCTCTTCCCGGCCAGGAAGTGCCTGATGCCCCGGAGGCCCTGGCTGGAGCTCTGCCGTGGCCACTGATctctgtggctttgggcaagctCCTACCTCTCTCTGGGCCCATATCCACCTGTGTCTTCCTAGGTTTGACTGGTCCATCTGTGGTAAAGGAGTGGCCCATGTGATGGACACAGCACTGGGATGTGCTGGACGGAGGGTACTGCTCTGAGCATTGGTCAGAGTCAAAGATGACGGAATGTTGTTTGCCTCACTCTGAGGCTGTCAGAGTGATTGATTCGTTCCTgctttcctgagcacctactatgcgccTGGCCCTGCACACGCCTTTCCTGGGATCCACTGCAGCGAAGCTTTGGAAGAAAGAGCCTGAGGGTTGGGGGTGGTGTGGTGTGGACGTACCAGTGTGGGTccaactgagagagagaaagcacacagtaATTTGAACAGGGAAGGTTTAACATAAAGAATCATTAGCTACAGCCAGGCATTGGAGTCACGAGGGATGGGCATTCTGAGAAATACAGGAATAGCCAGTACAAGGAACAGCCACCACCGGCAGGGCCGAGACCCAGGCCTTGCTGGAGAGGGCACAGCTCTGGCCCACTGGGTGGCAGAGAACTCACTGTGGCGGTCTGCTGGTGGAAGTCGTCACAAAACCACTCCCTGGGCTACGGGGAAGGCTGCTCACAGGAGACGACTCCCAGGAGGCACTCGGAGCTCATACAAAACTGCTCCGGGGAAGCTCATGGTCTCTGGGTGTTGTGTGTGGTTGAGTGGATTACACCCGCTGAGCTCTAGAGAGGCTGTGATCATAGAAGGGGCCAGAGACACTCTGCTCCCAAAGTGCCTGAAGGCACGTACAGGAGGAAGCTGCTGGCCACATGTGCTGTGGAAGCCATGTGCTCTGGGGGAGCAAAGGCACCGGGACCAGGCGTCAAAGCCACCAGAAGCAGGAAGCCAACTCCTTTTCTCCTGCATTGCCTCTCCAGAGTCCTTTCCTGACAAAGCTTCATCTGCGTTTAGCTGCCAAGGACATGCATCTAAGGGCCCAGGTCCATTTGCACAGACAGGCAAAAAGGGTGAACTTGGAGCTGAGAAGCGATACATGAATAACCAGCACAGAGGGGCGGTTAGCGCAAGGAGCCAGGATTTCCAGGCCTTGCCTAACTGTGCCAACCCTGGGCAGATGAATCCCAAGGGACACTTTGGATATCGCTTTCCTGCCCTGGCAGTGACAATGCATCCCACTTTGTCCCATGCATCCCACTTCCTGACCAGATCCGTCCCCTCCAGCTTTCATGAATGATAAACATGACATTGGATTACTGTTTGGGGAAGACCTGGCTCCCCTCCTTTGAATGTCCCACCTGTCTCCAGGCATCCAGCTGGAAGCATCCAGCTACAGCTGGAAGGGTCCTTCTGACATCCACATCCAGTCCGATCCAGCAAGCCTTCTTTGAGAACCTTCCGTGCTTCTGTGGTCTGGGAGCTGGGATACGGTGGCCATCGAGGCCATCTCGGTCCCAGCCCGCGGAGCTCATGGCCTCACTGGGGGGACTGCAGTTTGAACAGTGTGACCGGCGCTGTGATAGGGGGTACTCGGGGGCCAGACGAGGTGGTATCTGAGCTGGTCTGGAACGAAGAGCGGGAGTGAGCCAGGCGTGGTGGGTGGCAAGGATGAGGCAGGGGCCTGCCGGGCGGCTGGGCGCTCAccagcctctcccctctccaggaGCAGCGGTCAGCAGTGTTCGTGATCCTCTTTGCCCTCATCACCATCCTCATCCTCTACAGCTCCAACAGTGCCAATGAGGTCTTCCATTATGGCTCCCTGCGAGGCCGCACCCGCAGGCCTGTCAACCTCAAGAAATGGAGCATCAGCGACGGCTACGTCCCAATTCTTGGCAACAAGGTAGCATGACCACCTCGGGTCGCTCCCTGAGACCGGGCTGGCGGCTGGTCTTTCCCATTGCCCGCCGTCactgttccctcctcctcctcctcctcctcctcctcctcctcctcctcctcctcctctgtctgccttcTAAAGGAAAGGGGGGACCCCAGGAGTCAAGACCATAGCTTCCAGTGCCTTCagccccttgtttgtttgttttttatttttttctaaatgtttatttatttcagtggggggaggggcagagagagagggagacacagaatcggaagcaggctccaggctctgcgcaatcagcacagagcctgatgcggggctcgaactcacgaaccacgagatcgtgacctgagctgaagtcggacgtgtaaccgactgagacacccaggcgccccattcggCCCCTTGTTTGCTGTGTGATGTTGCACAAGTGAcctgtctctctctgggcctcagttgtctTCAGGGTTCCATTTTTAGTGCTGATATCCTACTGCCTCCTGAGTCAGAATTCCTAAGGAGAGATGTCTCTGGTTTTCACGGATCTCCGTCTCTGCTGGGTAGTCCACACAGGGTTTGAGAGCAGAAGGCTCAAGTATTTGACAACACAAAAACAGTCCTAATAATGGCTGCCCTTTGTCAGTTCCCCgctgtgtgccgggcactgtgaTTAGCAGTAATGAGCATACCAACCCTGTAAGGTCAGCATTGTTATTCGCCTTGAagagatggggaaaccaagaCTCAGGGAGgcaaagtaacttgtccaagtccacacagcaagggaggggaggagcgAGGGTATTTTTTGCCCCAACCCCTGGGGAGTTGTAGCTGtagagagaagccagaaatcatTCCTGGGGCTTCTGTTTGCCTTGGGTAGCCGTGAAATGCAGGTTGTATTTCTGGGGTTCACCCCATGATCCTCTGAGCCCTAGATGTTTTCTGGGAGGCCAAGTAGATAATCATTGGCCCGGAATATGAACTCCGCCTCCCAGGAGAAGGTGGTCTCCCaatccctgcctgcctccttcccctccctcaaacCCCACCCTCCCAGGGGTACCtaggcagctcagttggttaagtggctaaCTTGGGCTctgtcacagttcctgagttcgagccccacatcgggctctctgctgtcagtacagagctgggtttggattttctgtccccatctctctctgcccctccccatccccccctctcaaaaataaacattaaaaaaaaattaaaaacaacaaccccCTCCTAAAtccctcagggtctttgcacacgTGGTGTGTGTAGAGCCTGAACCAGGGGCTCTGAATGCACCCTTGCTGGGAAAGGGCCCATTGGCAGGTGTTCAGAGATGGATTAACACCTAACTGAGACCCTAAGAATCCttgaaagagaaacacaaaaaatggAACCAGGGAGAAAGTGGAACAGCCTGAGTGTAGGTGGCACCAGCCTGACAGGGGAAGCCAGTAGAGCTCGGGAAAGCTGGAAAAGCCATCCGTTGAGGTCCATGGGAGCTGTTGTTAGATCTTGGAGCGAGGGCTCAGAGCCgactgcctggaggaggtggcgCCTGAGCTCACACTTAGAGGGCGAACAGGAATTCCATGGGCAGAAAACAGGCCCCGGAGAACACGTGGTTCCAACTCATTCACCGGtgggggaaacagaggcccagacgGGCTTCCACACTCTTTCCTTTTCGACAGGTGGTGTCTTACGTGTGGATGGTGTGGAGATGTCATGGGTGCCCTGGGGAGGTTGCCCTCTTAGGAGAACTGGACCAAGCCCGGGGCTCTGTGGCCATATCGACCTGGGTTCATAACCCAGTGCTGCACTCCTCTGCTGGGTGACTTTGGGGACATCCCTGCATAACTGTCCTGTCCTCCTGTTCCTTCACTCAGCTCCAGACAAGTGGCCGCCTTTGCCTTCTCAACACATGGTGGCCATTCCCACTTCAGCACCTCTGGTCTTGCTGTTCCCCCGCCTCAATTATTTTCCTATGTGGTTCCTCTTCATCCTCCTGGTCTCGGCTCCGACAGGCCCCCACTGGATGATCTTTCTAGAGGAGCCCCCGCTCCTGTCCCTCCTGATCCCTTGCCTCTGTTGTATTGTCTTCATGGTACGTTTTGCTCACCACCTGGcatcattttatcttttccttgttCTCTGCCTAACTGTGCCTCTTGAAGGCAGGATGGGGCTCTTTTCCTCATAGCTCTGTCCCTGGTATTTAGCCATTAGCCAGCTTGCTggaagtgtttgttgaatgccGAGCCAACAGCCTTCAGCTTCcctgtttttaaaatgggcaaaataattcCTGCCTCCTGGAGGCCTGGATGTACAGAGCCTAGGGCCTGGCACCGAATGGTCGTGATAGTGTTGACTTTCCTTGCTGCCTCCCCCCAGACGCTGCCCTCCCGGTGCCACCAGTGTGTGATTGTCACCAGCTCTAGCCACCTGCTGGGAACCAAGCTGGGCCCTGAGATCGAGCGAGCCGAGTGCACAATCCGCATGAACGACGCGCCCACCACAGGCTACTCAGCCGACGTAGGCAACAAGACCACATTCCGTGTGGTAGCCCATTCCAGTGTATTCCGTGTGCTGCGGAGGCCCCAGGAATTCGTCAACCGGACCCCCGAAACTGCGTTCATCTTTTGGGGCCCCCCAAACAAGATGCAGAAGCCCCAGGGCAGCCTTGTGCGTGTCATCCAGCGGGCAGGCCTGGTGTTCCCCAACATGGAGGCCTATGCCGTCTCTCCCGGCCGCATGCGCCAATTTGACGACCTCTTCCGGGGTGAGACGGGCAAGGACAGGTACcagcctcctgcctgccccctccgGCCGGCCCTGTGCTCCCCATCAGCATTCTCTGCCCAGAGGGCCTGTGGTTCCAGGCATGCACTACTCTGAGGGTGTGGTCACTTCCTGCTGCTCTCTG
This DNA window, taken from Acinonyx jubatus isolate Ajub_Pintada_27869175 chromosome D4, VMU_Ajub_asm_v1.0, whole genome shotgun sequence, encodes the following:
- the ST6GALNAC6 gene encoding alpha-N-acetylgalactosaminide alpha-2,6-sialyltransferase 6 isoform X2, yielding MSSSKEQRSAVFVILFALITILILYSSNSANEVFHYGSLRGRTRRPVNLKKWSISDGYVPILGNKTLPSRCHQCVIVTSSSHLLGTKLGPEIERAECTIRMNDAPTTGYSADVGNKTTFRVVAHSSVFRVLRRPQEFVNRTPETAFIFWGPPNKMQKPQGSLVRVIQRAGLVFPNMEAYAVSPGRMRQFDDLFRGETGKDREKSHSWLSTGWFTMVIAVELCDHVHVYGMVPPDYCSQRPRLQRMPYHYYEPKGPDECVTYIQNEHSRKGNHHRFITEKRVFSSWAQLYGITFSHPSWT
- the ST6GALNAC6 gene encoding alpha-N-acetylgalactosaminide alpha-2,6-sialyltransferase 6 isoform X3; the encoded protein is MACPRPLSQCDPTSLPPGPPAGRRPLPLSRRRREMSSSKEQRSAVFVILFALITILILYSSNSANEVFHYGSLRGRTRRPVNLKKWSISDGYVPILGNKGKVPFVVEHRMVHHGDCSGVV
- the ST6GALNAC6 gene encoding alpha-N-acetylgalactosaminide alpha-2,6-sialyltransferase 6 isoform X1 — translated: MACPRPLSQCDPTSLPPGPPAGRRPLPLSRRRREMSSSKEQRSAVFVILFALITILILYSSNSANEVFHYGSLRGRTRRPVNLKKWSISDGYVPILGNKTLPSRCHQCVIVTSSSHLLGTKLGPEIERAECTIRMNDAPTTGYSADVGNKTTFRVVAHSSVFRVLRRPQEFVNRTPETAFIFWGPPNKMQKPQGSLVRVIQRAGLVFPNMEAYAVSPGRMRQFDDLFRGETGKDREKSHSWLSTGWFTMVIAVELCDHVHVYGMVPPDYCSQRPRLQRMPYHYYEPKGPDECVTYIQNEHSRKGNHHRFITEKRVFSSWAQLYGITFSHPSWT